The Exiguobacterium aurantiacum DSM 6208 genome includes a window with the following:
- a CDS encoding chemotaxis protein CheW translates to MEQKWVVFSLADNTYGIDVQSVRSIERLQPVTRVPNAPAHVKGVINLRGVVTPVIDLRLRLGYEEIEATDETRILIASLNQGDAGFIVDRANEVVESDDVRIEPIPESSQDMLSAHLTAIAKGEDKLFSLLDANALFEDQHAE, encoded by the coding sequence ATGGAACAAAAATGGGTAGTCTTCTCACTCGCAGACAACACGTACGGCATCGACGTCCAATCGGTCCGTTCGATTGAGCGTCTGCAACCGGTGACCCGGGTCCCGAACGCCCCGGCACATGTGAAAGGTGTCATCAACTTACGGGGGGTCGTCACCCCGGTGATCGATCTTCGCCTCCGTCTCGGCTACGAGGAAATCGAAGCGACAGACGAGACGCGCATTCTCATCGCCTCTTTGAATCAAGGAGACGCCGGGTTTATCGTCGATCGAGCGAACGAAGTCGTCGAAAGCGACGACGTGCGCATCGAGCCGATCCCGGAATCGAGTCAGGATATGTTGTCGGCGCATTTGACGGCGATCGCGAAAGGGGAAGACAAGTTGTTCTCACTCC